A DNA window from Malus domestica chromosome 12, GDT2T_hap1 contains the following coding sequences:
- the LOC103450122 gene encoding large ribosomal subunit protein uL11, which translates to MPPKFDPSQVVDVYVRVTGGEVGAASSLAPKIGPLGLSPKKIGEDIAKETAKDWKGLRVTVKLTVQNRQAKVSVVPSAAALVIKALKEPERDRKKTKNIKHSGNISLDDVIEIAKVMRNRSMAKELAGTVKEILGTCVSVGCTVDGKDPKDLQQEIADGDVEIPLD; encoded by the coding sequence ATGCCTCCCAAATTCGACCCTTCTCAGGTCGTCGATGTCTACGTCCGTGTAACCGGAGGCGAGGTCGGCGCCGCCAGTTCGCTCGCTCCCAAGATCGGTCCTTTGGGTCTCTCCCCCAAAAAGATCGGAGAAGATATCGCTAAAGAGACTGCCAAGGACTGGAAGGGCCTGAGAGTCACCGTCAAGCTCACCGTGCAGAATCGTCAGGCCAAGGTCTCCGTCGTCCCCTCCGCCGCAGCGCTCGTCATCAAGGCGTTGAAGGAGCCGGAGCGCGACAGGAAGAAGACTAAGAACATCAAGCACAGTGGGAACATTTCGTTGGACGACGTGATCGAGATTGCTAAGGTGATGAGGAACAGGTCCATGGCGAAGGAGTTGGCCGGGACCGTGAAGGAGATTCTGGGCACTTGCGTTTCTGTAGGGTGCACCGTAGATGGCAAGGACCCGAAGGATCTTCAGCAGGAGATTGCCGACGGTGATGTCGAAATTCCCTTGGACTGA